The Aedes albopictus strain Foshan chromosome 2, AalbF5, whole genome shotgun sequence region GCGTCGTTCCAAATGATTTTCCTAGTATCATTTTTCTTGTTTCCGGGAATTAATGCCCTCAGCGGTGCTTGCATGTCGGTAGCTTGTTGAATAAAACGCTTGTATCCGTTTACAAGGGCCAGAAATCGACGTAATTCCTTAACAGTTTCCGGTCGCTCGAAGTTTGCCACAGCCGCAACACGTTCTGGAACAGGTCGTACACCGTCTTTGTTGATAATATATCCGATAAACTCGACTTCTTCTTGAGCGAATTTGCATTTTTGCAAATTGATAACAAGTCCGTTGGATTTGAGCCGTTCAAAGACTATGCGCAAATGTTCAGCGTGTTCTTCGGGGGAAGCCGAAGCGATACATATGTCATCTATAAAGACAACGACGAAATCGAGGTCCCCGAAGAGCTTGTGCATGAATCTTTGGAATGTTTGTCCCGCATTGCATAGTCCAAACTGCATTCGGGTGAACTCAAATAAGCCGAACGGGGTAATGACTGCAGTTTTGGGTATGTCATCTGGTTCAACAGGAATTTGATGGTAAGCTCTCTCTAAATCTAATGTAGTGAAAATTGACTTACCATGGAACGAGTTCAGTAGGTCGTGTACGTGTGGAACGGGATACTTATCCGGGGTGGTTACATGATTTAGTCGTCGATAATCACCTACAAAGCGAAGTTGTCCACTCTTTTTGGGCACACAGTGTAGTGGACTAGCCCAGCAGCTGCTCGAACGGCGACAGATTCCCAATTCCATCATTAACTGAAATTCCTGTTGAGCGGCTTTCATTTTATCCGGAGGTAAACGTCGGGCTTTACTAGCCACTGGCGGCCCTTTCGTCACTATGTGGTGCGTGACATTGTGACTTACCTCCATACGCATCGTGGAAGGGCGAGTTAGTTCCGGAAACTCCTCCAACAACTTTCGGAAAGGATGATGATAATCAACGGTTGTTACGCCAAACACAGCTGGAGAAACCATTCCACCTGTTGTTGTCAGCTTCGTAGTTTGGTCGATAATGCGCCTATTTTTGAGGTCAACAGCCAATCCAAAAAACGACAGAAAATCCGCTCCGATAATCGCAGTTGAGACGTCGGCCACCAGGAAACTCCAGGAAAATCTTCGACGTAATCCGAGATCAACGTACAAAAAACGGGATTCGTAAGTCTTGATGCTCGTGTTGTTGGCTGCATGAAGTACGAAATTACTGGGGGGATTCTGTTTATCCTTCGGCGAGGCTGGCACAATCGACACATCCGATCCCGTGTCGATCAAAAAGCGAATGTTGTTGGTGTCGTCACGAATTAGCAAACGGCGGCTTTGATTAGCACCCACCCCTGCCGTACGAAATGGGCAGTTTGCTAGTTTTTTGAAAATCGCTGGAATCCGCAAGGCGAACGACACTGACGTGCTCGGTTGCCATACTTTCGATGGTACCAACATGTTTCCGTTTGATCTGTTGAACGGCGGGCGCGCGAACTGGAACGACTCCGGCCTCTTCTGGTTGATTTCAGCTTACGAATTTCGGCGGTAAGATAAGCAATCTGCTCATTTAATTCCTCCTGGCCCgggactgctgctgctgttggcggCGCCGGTACAGTCGCCGCTGCTACGTGGGAAAACGTTGAGTCCAACATTTTGTCGGCCATCTCCGCCAGCTTGGAAAGAGTACCATCATGAATCGCGAGAACAGATCGAACATTTGGCGGAAGCCTTTGGATGAACAACATTTTCATAAGATTGTCATCAACTCGCAAGCCGGCCGCCAGGTCCTGCATTTTCGCAAGTAAATGCGTTGGCTTCATGTCTCCCAGATCGCAGGAATTGAGCAATTTTTCCATCTTCGCTTGAGGTGACATTTCGAAGCGCCGCAGAAGTCTTTCCTTGATAGCGTCGTACTTGTTCGCTTGCGGCGGGTTTGCCACGAGATCGGAGATGTGACACAAAACTGTTTGGTCCACCTTGGCGATAATATGATAGAACCTGGTTTCATCTCGGGTCACACCTGCCAGGACGAACTGGGCCTCTGCTTGTGCGAACCACATCGCGGGGTCCGTCTTCCAGAAGTCCGGCAATTTTACAGCTACGGACGCCGTAGTCgctgtcgccgtcgtcgtcgatgCTGTCATTGCTGCCGGCGTCGCCACCGTCGGCGTCGTGCCTTCGGACGTCATGGTTTGCACAGCGCGAAAGAAAAAATCAAGATGGCGATTTTTCTTCTGTCCGAATGCCGATTCGATTTGGTCCGTTTTACCGCAAAACACGCGAGGAAATTCAGAATTTCCGACTTTCGATTGTACGCTCGGGGTTACCAATGTGGTGGACAATTACGGCGGAGAAGATTTAGACCGGATAACGATAATATTTCAGTCGAAATTCGGGCACGGGAAAACAAACAACTCGACGCGTGTACTCTCGAAACAATTCTGTTTTATTCTCTATCTTTTGCTCTCCACCACTCTCACACAGTCGTATACACGAAGGGTAGGTCGTCACCACAAGTTTTTAAAACTTTTcagattaaggcgaaactggaagcttttcctcactttttggtttttgatttttttattaaataacgaagcaatattttcaaaatcggttttcgtgcatatgtagagtatggatcaaggtatcttctgatttttttttgtagtgaaaaatgtttttcgtttttgcagaaaccatttttgaacaaaatttcacaataaatgatttctgcaaaaatggacaccttgatccatactctacatatgcacgaaaaccgattttgaaaatattgcttcgttatttaataaaaaatcaaaaactctcGTTATTTCCTTACGAAAGCGCAAATGGTGCAGTTTTGAAATATAGAACTGCAGAAATAATCACCCCGtcgttaaaatttcaaaatatttggcaatatgCTTAGATTGAAATAACTATTATAGGGAAACTTTTGTATTCTGGGCAGTTTTGTTgtcttcgtcatggaaggctttttgaaacctgttgaattcaacgTTGACCTTAAATCTTTGCCAACCAAACTGAGCTATAcgaccaaatttcaggcaatttggccgatgaaAAACCGCTCATAACGAAGAAAACAACGCTGCCGATAATAACTAGTCCCCCTAAAAAGACTTATTAAAGTTCAAGAAAATTTAAATCAATAGACCATCAATTTAGACCATTACTCAGAATCAGCTAATcataaattttgtgtcaatatgtaagtacaatactcagggagatttaacaaatattttgttgatgacgaagtcgagtcaagtacaagacactgaagatgacctacagttgaggtcgaaatacgtatctgtcaaaggatgcaaattctaattccacttaacagtactttacccgattttctttttacttaaatattttgtgaatatatacactatttttatttcgctgaaaaccagcaaaattttgctggtttttgacaagCTGTAAATACAGCAATCCATccagcaaaatatttttgctgaatcTTCAGCAGTGTGTACTGAAAGCATATTTTGCTGGTAGACCAGCAATTTTGTCCGCGCTCGGCTtcggctgattttttttgtttttttttttttttcaaaatttttttacattttttcttgTTTTATAACTAAATGGTTTATTTAACCATTTCCAGCTATCCATCAATCATCAAAGGCTGCAAATATCCCTAACGGATGCGATGCCTTACATTTCGGGCTGCAAGGGGCTTTTTGTCTGAATTCCTTTGAATTCATGGTGATCCACTGTTGAGGAGACGAGGAGTGCGCAACATTATTTCCGAAAAACTACAAGTGTTTGACAACTGATTTGCTGTTGATTCAGCAATTAAAGTCATTGCTGACTTATCAGTTACCATTACAGATGTTACAGTAAACTAGAATTTGCTGGTTGCGTCTCAGCAATTCATTTTGCTGGATGAGAAattcaaaatttggtgtgtaattaataggggtatcaggtatcagaaggccggctccagaggcacgttatcctccatttgggacatttgtgccatcgccaaaataacagcctatttcatcatctacctgagggaaaagggaggaaaaaggatttggatggggatagggacaggtagggaaataggaaaaataccctggaagagggtactaacgcacaagcgtaccacaat contains the following coding sequences:
- the LOC134286682 gene encoding uncharacterized protein LOC134286682, whose product is MTSEGTTPTVATPAAMTASTTTATATTASVAVKLPDFWKTDPAMWFAQAEAQFVLAGVTRDETRFYHIIAKVDQTVLCHISDLVANPPQANKYDAIKERLLRRFEMSPQAKMEKLLNSCDLGDMKPTHLLAKMQDLAAGLRVDDNLMKMLFIQRLPPNVRSVLAIHDGTLSKLAEMADKMLDSTFSHVAAATVPAPPTAAAVPGQEELNEQIAYLTAEIRKLKSTRRGRSRSSSRARRSTDQTETCWYHRKYGNRARQCRSPCGFQRFSKN